In the genome of Photobacterium sp. TY1-4, one region contains:
- a CDS encoding TraB/GumN family protein, producing MSMLKSLFTKALLFLPFIAAPALAEPQVWLAQKQQRQFILLGSIHAGKSALYPLPQVFWDHWPEANGLIVEADILKPADVSLNRDLPTSETLLSKQEKRQLRDIAEQTQLPYLSLLHSPPWLAAIQLQNVMATQAGLSAEQGIDITLLHRAKAENKPIFELESLRQQLAMMENLPDHGQSLLRTTLYDWQDMQAQLQCMLSAWQHGDHHQMQQLLEDSRYSDPTDHLLIDQRNHDWTTQLSESPAYHQGSFLVVVGAMHLIGPSGVPSLLQQKGFIVTQLSQSQSSSCAPN from the coding sequence ATGTCTATGCTGAAATCACTCTTCACCAAAGCCTTGCTGTTCCTGCCCTTTATCGCGGCACCTGCCCTGGCGGAGCCTCAGGTTTGGCTGGCGCAAAAACAGCAACGACAGTTTATCCTGCTGGGCTCTATCCATGCCGGAAAATCCGCCCTGTACCCATTGCCGCAAGTCTTCTGGGATCACTGGCCTGAAGCGAACGGCCTGATTGTCGAAGCCGACATTCTGAAACCGGCTGATGTATCCCTCAACCGTGATCTCCCGACCAGCGAGACACTGCTGAGCAAACAGGAAAAACGCCAACTGCGTGATATCGCCGAACAAACCCAACTCCCTTACCTGTCGCTGCTCCATAGCCCACCCTGGCTGGCCGCCATCCAGCTACAAAATGTCATGGCCACTCAAGCTGGTTTGAGCGCAGAGCAAGGGATCGATATCACCCTGCTGCATCGTGCCAAAGCAGAAAACAAACCCATCTTTGAACTGGAAAGTCTCCGGCAGCAACTGGCAATGATGGAAAATCTGCCAGACCACGGCCAAAGCCTGCTGCGCACCACCCTGTATGACTGGCAGGACATGCAAGCCCAACTCCAGTGCATGCTCTCAGCCTGGCAGCATGGCGATCACCACCAGATGCAACAACTCCTGGAAGACAGCCGCTACAGTGATCCGACCGATCATCTGCTAATCGACCAGCGCAACCATGACTGGACAACTCAGCTCAGTGAATCTCCCGCCTATCACCAAGGTTCTTTTCTGGTTGTGGTCGGTGCGATGCACCTGATTGGCCCGTCTGGCGTGCCGTCACTGCTGCAACAAAAAGGGTTTATCGTCACACAATTGAGCCAAAGCCAATCCAGTTCATGTGCGCCTAATTGA